The Vicia villosa cultivar HV-30 ecotype Madison, WI linkage group LG1, Vvil1.0, whole genome shotgun sequence genome includes a region encoding these proteins:
- the LOC131610568 gene encoding actin-interacting protein 1-2-like yields MATLSETYACAPSTERGRGILISGDPKTNNILYCTARSVIIRNLDNPLQVSVYGEHSYPVTVARYSPNGEWIASADVSGTIRIWGTHNDYVLKNEFRVLSGRIDDLQWSADCQRIVACGDGKGKSLVRAFMWDSGSTVGDFDGHSRRVLSCAFKPTRPFRIVTCGEDFLANFYEGPPFKFNMSIRDHTNFVNCVRYSPDGSKFITVSSDRKGIIYDGKTGNKLGEFSEEHGHKGSIYAVSWSPDSKQVLTVSADKSAKVWDIDENGNGTLHKTLAHTESGGVEDMLVGCLWQNDHLLTISLGGTIYLYTAKDFDQSPKSLSGHMKNITVLNLLNKSEKMLLSSSYDGVIIRWIPGIGYSGKFDGKQFGLIKLLAAAEEEVVTSGFDNKVYRVPLHGDGFGPAEEVDIGSQAKDLGLALNSPNLALIAIESGVVLLNGSKIVTTVNLGFVVTACTISPDGSEAIVGGQDGKLRIYSISGDTLTEQTVLEKHRGAISAIRYSPDVTMFASADLNREAVVWDCVSREVVLNNMLFNTARINCIAWSPDSKLVATGSLDTCVIIYEIGKPASSRRTIKGAHLGGVYGLTFIENERVVSSGEDSCVRVWNLNSE; encoded by the exons ATGGCAACTCTCTCTGAAACCTACGCATGTGCACCTTCCACCGAACGCGGCCGCGGCATTCTCATCTCCGGCGATCCCAAAACCAACAACATCCTCTACTGCACCGCGCGATCCGTCATTATCCGTAACCTCGATAATCCGTTACAAGTCTCCGTTTACGGCGAACATTCTTATCCGGTCACCGTCGCGCGATACTCCCCCAACGGTGAGTGGATCGCGTCGGCCGATGTCTCCGGCACGATACGTATTTGGGGGACGCATAATGATTATGTTCTGAAGAATGAGTTTCGAGTTCTCTCTGGTAGGATCGATGATCTTCAGTGGTCCGCTGATTGCCAGAGGATCGTTGCGTGTGGGGATGGAAAGGGAAAATCACTTGTTCGCGCCTTTAT GTGGGATTCAGGTTCGACTGTTGGTGATTTTGACGGCCATTCGCGACGGGTATTAAGTTGCGCGTTCAAACCAACAAGACCATTTCGTATTGTTACGTGTGGAGAAGATTTTTTAGCAAATTTTTATGAAGGTCCACCGTTCAAGTTCAATATGTCCATCAG GGACCATACGAATTTCGTCAATTGTGTTAGATATTCTCCGGATGGGAGCAAATTTATTACAGTTAGCTCAGACAGGAAAGGTATTATATACGATGGAAAGACTGGGAATAAACTTGGAGAATTTTCTGAAGAGCATGGTCACAAGGGCAGCATATATGCTGTTAGTTGGAGTCCTGACAGTAAACAG GTTCTTACGGTGTCTGCTGACAAGTCTGCAAAAGTATGGGATATTGATGAGAATGGTAATGGAACACTACACAAGACATTGGCACATACTGAATCTGGTGGGGTAGAGGACATGCTCGTTGGTTGTCTTTGGCAAAATGATCACCTGCTTACTATCTCCCTTGGCGGCACGATTTATTTATACACTGCTAAGGATTTCGATCAAAGCCCGAAGTCCTTATCTGGTCACATGAAGAATATCACTGTTTTGAATCTGCTTAACAAAAGTGAAAAGATGCTTTTGTCCAGCAGCTATGATGGAGTTATCATTAGATGGATTCCAGGCATTGGGTACAGTGGTAAGTTTGATGGTAAACAATTTGGATTAATCAAATTGTTAGCAGCTGCTGAAGAAGAAGTTGTTACTTCTGGATTTGACAACAAG GTATACAGAGTTCCTCTTCATGGGGATGGTTTTGGTCCTGCTGAGGAAGTTGATATTGGAAGCCAGGCTAAGGATTTAGGCCTTGCACTTAATTCCCCTAATCTTGCTCTTATTGCAATTGAATCTGGTGTTGTTTTACTTAACGGTTCAAAAATTGTCACCACGGTAAACCTTGGCTTTGTTGTCACTGCGTGTACTATTTCACCTGATGGCAGTGAAGCAATTGTAGGTGGGCAAGATGGTAAGCTGCGTATTTATTCTATCTCAGGAGATACACTTACAGAACAAACTGTTCTTGAGAAACACCGAGGTGCAATTAGTGCAATCAGATATTCTCCAGACGTTACCATGTTTGCTTCAGCTGATCTGAATCGTGAAGCTGTTGTTTGGGACTGTGTTTCTAGAGAG gTGGTTCTTAATAATATGCTGTTTAACACTGCACGTATAAACTGCATTGCTTGGTCGCCTGATAGTAAACTGGTAGCTACTGGATCACTTGATACATGTGTCATTATATATGAAATTGGAAAGCCAGCATCAAGCCGTAGAACCATAAAAGGTGCTCATCTAGGTGGAGTCTACGGGTTGACTTTTATTGAGAATGAAAGAGTTGTCAGTTCAGGAGAAGATAGTTGCGTTCGTGTTTGGAATTTGAATTCAGAATAA
- the LOC131647166 gene encoding uncharacterized protein LOC131647166, giving the protein MDPFDRKHNAKKARSRRSMILKETRVKRQKYNVQQQFPRDTIINTPMSSTPRQPLSELTPSFQNMTALPRFDGQSVGISLGFEGSEPSISRHAFKTNLRTRPIDLLGTNLFSKFASSSTMRENEGFTPSSLIPKENRTQHENIVNDIGSSSDMHTLPLNPIPVRGRPKNQYGVPNMARNLTRKFPLLERVEGNDTANLTLGSTTQTRFAGNPKRSRGRPRKQIQHPNLNLRQDTELPSQRRVLPHPIPLDIPGPSNVITQPPPDQRMSQSTANHHRRTEPTCPIFTPTINLDFNSDSDEDSDYDPFATYLSDEENCSESEEFEAPFTINNNATGLSEEYYDIGSPLIECCYCKAMMWYQERMHKSTHSANPKFMMCCGNGKVELPMLRHPPEALAKLLFDHESIVSRKFQQQIRLYNMMFAFTSPGAKIDNRFNNGRGPPTMRIQGQTCHRIGSLLPPQGQKPKFAQLYIYDTENEVENRMHGLRNKENIDENVINQLSNMLYEFNPHAKSFQMAKQWLNNGETQNLKLRLISSRSTDGRVYNQPTVSEVAALVVGDIDTAEMRDIIMQTRGGGLQRINELHAAYMAYQYPLIFPYGEDGYRPDVAHRDLPSNSNSVRNRLTIREFLAYRIQTRLNEAKTLLSSRRLFQQFLVDGYTMLESEKLEWLRKNQPKLRVSKYNSLNEEGDQNQAQGNSIGKRVVLPSSFVGGRRFMDQLYYDGMAICSKVGFPDLFITFTCNPNWPEIQRVLRPLHLKPQDRPDIISRVFKIKFDQLLTDLTKKGVLGKVLAYMYTIEFQKRGLPHAHILIFLHPSNKYPGPEDIDKIISAEVPDPETHPRLYSLVKAHMVHGPCGLANPNSPCTKDGRCTKFYPKKFQPTTIVDQEGYPVYRRRDNKHTIEKNGLIYHSGHVVPHNPSLLLKYEAHINMEWCNQSTSIKYLFKYINKGSDRISAIIQGQDRNNVDEIKQYLDCRYISPSEACWRIFSYSIHGRKPAVERLYFHMEGENSVYYKDYEQVGDVLLKPSVTESMFTAWFEANKTYEEARLLTYGDFVSKFVYHKRSRSWKPRKRGYTIGRLIWVPQSTGELFYLRMMLTVKKGPLCYQDIKTVDGKKLKTFRDACFAMGFLQDDREFVEAIKEAHQWGSGHFLRKLYVTMLLSSSMNRPEHVWRKTWMYLSDGILYDQRVFARDQGLTMSDAELRERTLMAIETLLQNNNRSLKDFKTMPYPKDYVESFTGNRLLHDERQYDVVAQQQIFESLYASLTDEQRSIFEEIMEAVEKQVGGVFFLYGYGGTGKTFMWNTLSAALRSKKKIVLPVASSGIASLLLPGGRTAHSRFKIPVPTLETSICNIEKQDDLAELLKMTDLIIWDEAPMANKFCFESLDKSLRDIMSETTHASKRVFGGKVVVFGGDFRQILPVIPRGTRSDIIHATINASYIWDHCKVLRLTKNMRLQTGQPTSTADDIRSFSEWILKIGDGTMCEPNDGYADICIPDEFLISSFSDPIKGIVEDTYPDLIHNYLDPNYLQSRAILASTIEVVDDINQYITNLLPGEEKEYFSSDSIDKSDASSFDAYEHVTPEFLNALKTSGLPNHSIKLKVGATIMLMHNLDQSEGLCNGTRLTVTRLAAHVIEAKIISGKNVGNLFYIPRMSLSPSQSPWPFKLVRRQFPIIVSFAMTINKSQGQSLDNVGLYLPKEVFSHGQLYVAMSRVKSKKGLRILIHDKEKEPMLSTTNVVFKEVFHNI; this is encoded by the exons ATGGACCCCTTTGACAGAAAGCACAACGCGAAAAAGGCAAGATCAAGAAGGTCAATGATTCTCAAAGAGACCCGTGTCAAACGTCAAAAATACAATGTTCAACAACAGTTCCCGCGTGATACAATTATAAATACTCCAATGTCATCCACACCTAGACAACCTTTGTCCGAGTTGACACCATCGTTTCAAAACATGACAGCTCTACCGAGATTTGACGGTCAGTCAGTTGGTATATCTTTAGGTTTTGAAGGTTCTGAACCTAGCATATCAAGACATGCCTTTAAAACAAATTTAAGGACCCGACCGATAGATCTTTTGGGAAcaaatctcttttcaaagtttGCATCCAGTTCTACTATGAGGGAAAATGAGGGATTTACTCCTTCCTCATTGATACCAAAAGAAAACCGGACTCAGCATGAAAACATCGTCAATGATATTGGGAGCTCTTCTGATATGCATAC CTTACCACTAAACCCTATACCAGTACGGGGTAGGCCTAAGAATCAATACGGAGTTCCAAATATGGCTAGGAACTTGACCAGAAAGTTTCCTCTACTGGAAAGAGTGGAAGGGAATGACACGGCAAATTTGACCCTCGGTTCCACGACACAAACAAG ATTTGCTGGAAACCCCAAACGATCTAGAGGAAGACCGAGAAAACAAATCCAGCATCCAAATTTGAATTTGAGACAGGATACAGAGCTCCCCAGCCAAAGAAGGGTTCTGCCTCATCCCATTCCTCTTGATATACCCGGACCAAG TAATGTCATTACCCAACCGCCACCTGATCAGCGAATGTCACAGTCCACGGCCAATCACCATCGTAGGACGGAGCCAACGTGTCCTATTTTTACACCTACGATCAATCTGGATTTTAATAGTGACTCCGATGAGGATAGCGACTACGACCCATTTGCAA CATACCTATCCGACGAGGAAAACTGTTCTGAGTCAGAAGAATTTGAAGCACCTTTTACAATCAACAACAATGCAACCGGACTTTCCGAAG AATATTATGATATCGGTTCCCCTCTTATCGAATGTTGTTATTGCAAAGCAATGATGTGGTATCAAGAACGAATGCACAAAAGTACACATTCAGCAAACCCAAAGTTTATGATGTGCTGTGGTAACGGAAAAGTCGAACTACCAATGCTAAGACATCCTCCAGAAGCACTTGCAAAACTTTTGTTTGACCACGAAAGTATAGTTAGCAGGAAGTTTCAACAACAAATTCGACTATACAATATGATGTTTGCATTCACATCACCGGGAGCAAAGATAGACAATCGTTTTAACAATGGTCGCGGCCCTCCGACAATGAGGATACAAGGTCAAACGTGTCATCGAATTGGAAGTTTGCTGCCTCCTCAAGGGCAAAAACCGAAATTTGCACAGTTATATATTTATGACACGGAGAATGAGGTCGAAAACCGGATGCATGGACTTAG GAACAAGGAAAACATTGATGAAAATGTTATAAACCAATTGTCCAACATGCTATACGAATTCAATCCTCATGCAAAGAGCTTCCAAATGGCAAAACAATGGTTAAACAATGGGGAAACTCAAAACCTCAAGCTACGACTCATTTCTAGCCGATCCACCGATGGAAGGGTGTATAACCAACCTACTGTGTCTGAAGTTGCAGCCTTGGTTGTTGGTGATATAGACACGGCAGAAATGCGTGATATCATTATGCAAACAAGAGGAGGAGGACTTCAGAGAATCAACGAACTGCATGCTGCTTACATGGCTTACCAATATCCTTTGATTTTTCCATATGGTGAGGACGGTTATAGACCTGATGTAGCTCATAGGGACTTGCCTTCCAACAGTAACAGCGTAAGAAATAGGCTCACAATTCGGGAGTTTTTGGCATACCGCATTCAAACCAGGTTAAATGAAGCTAAGACTCTATTATCTTCTAGACGGTTGTTCCAGCAATTTCTGGTCGATGGTTACACAATGTTAGAGTCTGAGAAACTTGAATGGTTACGTAAAAATCAACCAAAACTTCGCGTTTCCAAGTACAACTCTTTAAATGAAGAGGGAGACCAGAATCAAGCGCAAGGGAACAGCATAGGTAAACGAGTTGTTTTGCCTTCTTCCTTTGTCGGAGGTCGTAGGTTTATGGATCAATTATACTATGATGGAATGGCTATATGCAGTAAAGTTGGATTTCCTGATTTATTTATTACCTTTACTTGTAACCCAAATTGGCCTGAGATTCAGAGAGTGCTTAGACCTCTTCATTTGAAGCCTCAAGATCGACCGGATATCATATCGAGAGttttcaaaatcaagtttgatcAGTTGCTTACAGATTTAACCAAAAAAGGTGTTCTTGGCAAAGTACTTGCCT ATATGTACACCATTGAGTTTCAAAAGAGAGGATTGCCTCATGCCCATATATTGATCTTCTTGCATCCTTCAAACAAATATCCAGGTCCAGAAGACATTGACAAAATCATCAGTGCTGAAGTTCCCGATCCCGAAACACACCCTCGGTTGTACAGTTTGGTCAAAGCTCACATGGTTCACGGTCCTTGTGGTTTGGCAAATCCAAACTCACCTTGCACGAAAGATGGGAGGTGCACCAAGTTTTACCCTAAGAAATTTCAACCTACGACTATCGTGGACCAAGAAGGGTATCCTGTTTATAGGAGAAGAGACAACAAACACACTATTGAAAAAAATGGACTCATCTATCACAGTGGTCATGTTGTTCCTCACAATCCAAGTTTGTTGTTGAAGTACGAAGCCCACATTAACATGGAATGGTGCAACCAAAGTACTTCTATCAAATACCTTTTCAAATATATAAACAAAGGTTCCGATAGAATTTCTGCAATCATACAAGGCCAGGATAGAAACAACGTCGACGAGATCAAGCAATATTTGGATTGTCGATACATCTCCCCAAGTGAAGCATGTTGGAGGATATTTTCCTATTCTATACATGGCAGAAAGCCAGCCGTAGAAAGATTGTATTTTCACATGGAAGGTGAAAACTCGGTGTACTACAAAGACTACGAGCAGGTTGGTGATGTGTTGCTCAAACCAAGTGTAACAGAGTCGATGTTTACGGCATGGTTCGAAGCAAACAAAACTTATGAAGAAGCAAGATTACTAACTTATGGAGACTTTGTTTCTAAATTTGTCTATCATAAACGAAGTCGAAGTTGGAAACCAAGGAAACGAGGGTATACCATTGGTCGACTCATTTGGGTTCCTCAAAGCACTGGCGAGTTGTTTTATTTAAGGATGATGCTCACTGTCAAAAAGGGTCCTTTATGCTATCAGGACATCAAGACGGTTGACGGTAAAAAGCTAAAAACATTTAGAGATGCATGCTTTGCAATGGGATTTTTACAAGATGATCGCGAATTTGTCGAGGCCATCAAAGAGGCGCATCAGTGGGGTTCAGGACATTTTTTACGCAAGTTGTATGTCACCATGTTACTGTCTTCTTCGATGAATAGACCCGAACATGTTTGGAGAAAGACTTGGATGTATTTATCGGATGGCATTCTTTATGATCAACGAGTCTTCGCAAGAGATCAAG GTCTGACAATGAGTGATGCCGAGTTAAGAGAGCGGACACTCATGGCTATTGAAACTCTATTACAAAATAATAATCGAAGTTTGAAGGACTTCAAGACAATGCCATATCCAAAAGATTATGTTGAATCCTTTACAGGAAATCGACTCCTTCATGATGAACGTCAATATGATGTTGTTGCTCAACAACAAATTTTTGAAAGTCTGTACGCTTCTCTTACAG ATGAACAAAGAAGCATCTTTGAGGAGATCATGGAAGCTGTAGAAAAGCAAGTAGGcggagttttttttttatatggctACGGTGGCACTGGTAAGACCTTCATGTGGAACACTCTATCAGCAGCCCTTAGGTCTAAGAAAAAAATTGTTCTGCCGGTTGCTTCGAGTGGGATTGCAAGTTTGTTGTTACCAGGTGGAAGAACAGCTCATTCTAGATTTAAGATTCCTGTCCCTACTTTAGAAACTTCTATATGcaacattgaaaaacaagatgATCTTGCCGAGCTTCTAAAGATGACAGATCTAATCATATGGGATGAGGCTCCTATGGCTAACAAGTTTTGCTTTGAATCACTCGACAAATCCTTGAGAGATATAATGAGTGAAACCACACATGcttctaaaagagtttttggaggTAAGGTTGTTGTGTTTGGAGGTGACTTCAGACAAATTCTCCCTGTTATACCAAGAGGTACTAGATCTGATATTATCCATGCAACAATCAATGCTTCTTATATTTGGGATCATTGTAAAGTCTTGAGGCTTACAAAAAACATGCGCTTGCAAACTGGTCAACCCACTTCTACAGCTGATGACATAAGGAGTTTTTCTGAGTGGATTTTAAAAATTGGAGATGGCACGATGTGTGAGCCAAATGATGGCTATGCTGATATTTGTATTCCAGATGAGTTCTTAATTTCTAGCTTTTCAGATCCGATTAAGGGAATTGTTGAAGATACATACCCTGATCTCATTCATAACTATCTTGATCCCAATTATCTTCAAAGTCGTGCGATTTTAGCTTCGACAATCGAAGTGGTCGATGATATCAACCAATATATAACAAACCTTCTTCCAG gagaagagaaagaatactTTAGTAGTGATTCTATTGATAAATCTGATGCAAGTAGCTTTGATGCATATGAGCACGTTACACCAGAGTTCCTAAATGCTCTTAAGACTTCGGGATTGCCTAACCATTCAATCAAGTTAAAAGTTGGGGCCACTATTATGTTAATGCACAACCTAGACCAATCTGAAGGTTTGTGCAATGGTACAAGGCTAACTGTTACTAGGCTTGCTGCTCATGTCATAGAAGctaagatcatttctggaaaaaatGTTGGTAACTTATTTTATATTCCTAGAATGTCTTTGTCCCCTTCacaatcaccatggccatttaAACTGGTAAGACGCCAATTTCCAATTATTGTTTCCTTCGCCATGACTATTAACAAGTCTCAGGGCCAATCACTTGATAATGTTGGTTTGTACTTGCCAAAAGAAGTTTTTAGTCATGGCCAATTATACGTGGCAATGTCAAGAGTAAAATCCAAAAAGGGATTAAGGATTCTTATTCATGACAAAGAAAAAGAACCTATGCTCTCTACCACCAACGTGGTTTTCAAAGAAGTGTTCCATAACATTTGA
- the LOC131647177 gene encoding uncharacterized protein LOC131647177, whose product MSRPPILIKDLVKGSQVWKMHIRVVDVWVVIEKNGNKHLEAVIQDVKGDKIHVTTWGRDFQDWIEVVKEHETYFLYNGEPVDNDGPFKVTANPLKLIFNGGTTMSQVAIPEIPSHSYTFHPIESFLKADFKHDQLYDLCILYVSDVIGVLQDVLKTQVGGGGRKSCVNISLRDVQGNVIELVLWEDYAKQFNKYTTPNNFAGPTIIVLTHAWCKPNTVSGLPSLSNAWNGSKLYINLDHPQVHEFKASFGSNLPAASQSMTGDSSVQSNNNFWTKLSEVKSIGADCYATTIGTTTGFNASRSGWYFESNGNTDAERNTKFKLEVEVEYDNQNGVFVFWDKDVIPYTKHTATELREIMKKAGEDNPKIWPTHLDALLNRQMVFRIKYQSQFRRFSIVKILNEEGLYDKFDTYLKTNEVTTAADLEVDTTSPSLIPTQVTQTCEPSIIALTDSATDHKGSPSASCSSTPAKRVATSTSINELIQAEELTPKQSATKSKNGKKTKQLKND is encoded by the exons ATGTCAAGACCTCCCATTTTGATTAAAGATTTGGTCAAGGGAAGTCAAGTCTGGAAAATGCACATTAGGGTGGTTGATGTGTGGGTTGTTATTGAGAAAAATGGGAACAAACACCTTGAAGCAGTCATTCAGGATGTAAAG GGTGACAAGATTCATGTAACCACTTGGGGGAGAGACTTCCAAGATTGGATTGAAGTAGTCAAGGAGCATGAGACGTATTTCCTTTATAATGGAGAGCCAGTTGACAACGACGGCCCTTTCAAAGTGACTGCTAACCCACTGAAACTCATATTCAATGGAGGTACTACCATGTCTCAAGTTGCGATACCGGAGATACCAAGTCACAGCTACACTTTCCACCCTATTGAGAGCTTTCTCAAAGCTGACTTCAAGCATGACCAGTTGTATG ATCTCTGCATACTTTACGTATCAGATGTCATTGGTGTGTTACAAGATGTTTTAAAAACCCAAGTGGGAGGTGGCGGTAGGAAATCTTGTGTCAATATCTCTTTGCGTGATGTACAAGGCAATGTGATCGAGCTGGTTTTATGGGAGGATTACGCCAAACAGTTCAACAAATACACTACCCCTAACAACTTTGCCGGTCCTACTATAATTGTTTTGACACATGCATGGTGCAAGCCTAACACAG TTTCGGGTTTACCAAGTCTTTCCAACGCATGGAACGGTTCTAAACTTTACATCAACTTGGACCATCCACAAGTCCATGAGTTCAAAGCTAG TTTTGGATCCAACTTACCTGCTGCTTCCCAGTCGATGACTGGCGATTCATCTGTTCAATCTAATAACAATTTCTGGACCAAATTGTCTGAGGTCAAGAGTATCGGTGCG GACTGTTATGCAACAACCATTGGAACTACTACTGGTTTTAATGCCTCCCGGTCTGGATGGTATTTTGAATCCAATGGAAATACGGATGCCGAACGCAATACAAA aTTCAAACTTGAAGTTGAGGTGGAGTATGATAACCAAAACGGGGTTTTTGTTTTTTGGGATAAGGATGTGATTCCTTATACTAAACACACAGCTACCGAATTAAGAGAAATCATGAAGAAG GCCGGAGAGGACAATCCTAAGATTTGGCCTACTCACTTAGATGCGTTGTTGAATAGACAAATGGTGTTTCGTATCAAGTATCAATCCCAATTTCGACGATTCTCTATCGTAAAGATACTTAACGAAGAGGGCCTTTACGATAAGTTTGACACCTACCTCAAAACTAATGAG GTAACTACTGCTGCTGATTTGGAAGTGGACACAACTTCTCCATCTCTTATTCCAACCCAA GTCACACAAACTTGCGAACCATCGATCATTGCTCTAACAGATTCTGCTACTGACCATAAGGGCAGTCCTTCTGCAAGCTGCAGCAGTACTCCTGCCAAGAGGGTCGCAACGTCAACCTCAATTAACGAGCTTATCCAGGCTGAAGAGCTCACTCCTAAGCAATCGGCCACTAAGTCAAAGAATGGAAAAAAGACAAAGCAACTAAAAAATGACTGA